The following proteins come from a genomic window of Pseudomonas putida:
- the mpl gene encoding UDP-N-acetylmuramate:L-alanyl-gamma-D-glutamyl-meso-diaminopimelate ligase produces MHIHILGICGTFMGSLAVLAKELGHRVTGSDANVYPPMSTQLEAQGIELTQGYDPAQLDPAPDLVVIGNAMSRGNPAVEYVLNKGLPYVSGPQWLADHVLQGRWVLAVAGTHGKTTTSSMLAWVLEHAGMSPGFLIGGVPQNFSVSARLGDTPFFVVEADEYDSAFFDKRSKFVHYHPRTAILNNLEFDHADIFPDLASIERQFHHLVRTIPSEGLVIHPTTEQALERVIGMGCWTPVQTTGEGGQWQARLLSPDGSRFEVLFEGEVQGVVDWALTGQHNVANALATLAAARHVGVVPAMGIDGLSAFKSVKRRMEKVAEVQGVTIYDDFAHHPTAIATTLDGLRKRVGEAPVIAVIEPRSNSMKLGAHRDGLPESVNDADQVIWYAPANLGWDLAATAAQCKVPSVVADSLEAIIERIKGQARPGTHVVIMSNGGFGGLHGKLAEALK; encoded by the coding sequence ATGCATATTCACATTCTCGGTATTTGCGGCACTTTCATGGGTTCGCTGGCGGTGCTGGCCAAGGAACTTGGCCACCGCGTCACCGGCTCCGACGCCAACGTCTATCCCCCGATGAGCACCCAGCTCGAAGCCCAGGGTATCGAGCTGACCCAAGGCTATGACCCGGCCCAGCTGGACCCGGCGCCAGACCTGGTGGTCATCGGTAACGCCATGTCGCGCGGCAACCCAGCGGTTGAATACGTGCTGAACAAGGGCCTGCCCTACGTCTCCGGCCCGCAGTGGCTGGCCGATCACGTGCTGCAAGGTCGCTGGGTGCTGGCCGTTGCCGGCACTCACGGCAAGACCACCACCAGCAGCATGCTGGCCTGGGTGCTGGAGCACGCTGGCATGAGCCCGGGCTTCCTGATTGGTGGTGTGCCGCAGAACTTCTCGGTGTCGGCCCGTTTGGGCGACACGCCGTTCTTTGTGGTGGAGGCCGACGAGTACGACAGCGCCTTCTTCGACAAGCGCTCGAAGTTCGTCCACTATCACCCGCGTACTGCGATCCTCAACAACCTTGAGTTCGATCACGCAGACATCTTCCCGGACCTGGCCTCGATCGAGCGGCAGTTCCACCACTTGGTGCGCACTATCCCCAGCGAAGGCCTGGTCATCCACCCGACCACCGAGCAAGCGCTGGAGCGTGTGATCGGCATGGGCTGCTGGACCCCTGTGCAAACCACCGGTGAGGGCGGCCAGTGGCAAGCCCGCCTGCTCAGCCCCGATGGCTCGCGCTTTGAAGTACTGTTCGAGGGCGAAGTGCAGGGTGTGGTGGACTGGGCGCTGACCGGCCAGCACAACGTCGCCAACGCCTTGGCCACCCTGGCAGCCGCGCGTCATGTGGGCGTGGTGCCAGCCATGGGCATTGACGGCCTGAGTGCTTTCAAGAGCGTCAAGCGGCGCATGGAGAAGGTTGCCGAAGTACAAGGTGTGACCATCTACGATGACTTCGCCCACCATCCGACTGCCATTGCCACCACGCTCGACGGCCTGCGCAAGCGGGTGGGGGAGGCGCCTGTGATCGCGGTGATCGAGCCACGCTCCAACTCGATGAAACTCGGTGCCCACCGTGACGGCCTGCCAGAAAGCGTCAACGACGCCGACCAGGTGATCTGGTATGCGCCGGCCAACCTCGGCTGGGACCTGGCTGCCACCGCCGCGCAGTGCAAGGTGCCGAGCGTGGTGGCCGATAGCCTCGAAGCGATCATCGAGCGGATCAAAGGCCAGGCTCGCCCAGGCACCCATGTGGTGATCATGAGCAACGGCGGCTTCGGCGGCCTGCACGGCAAGCTGGCCGAGGCGCTGAAGTGA
- a CDS encoding UbiX family flavin prenyltransferase has translation MSGPERITLAMTGASGAQYGLRLLDCLVREDREVHFLISKAAQLVMATETDVVLPAKPQAMQAFLTEYTGAADGQIRVYGKEDWMSPVASGSGAPAAMVVVPCSTGTLSSIATGACNNLIERAADVTLKERRQLILVPREAPFSTIHLENMLKLSQMGAVILPAAPGFYHQPQTIDDLVDFVVARILNLLNIPQDMLPRWGEHHFGVDD, from the coding sequence GTGAGCGGGCCGGAACGCATCACCCTGGCCATGACGGGCGCCTCGGGTGCCCAGTATGGCCTTCGCCTGCTCGATTGCCTGGTACGCGAAGACCGCGAGGTGCACTTCCTGATCTCCAAGGCCGCACAGTTGGTGATGGCCACTGAGACGGATGTTGTGTTGCCGGCCAAGCCCCAGGCGATGCAGGCGTTTCTGACTGAATACACCGGCGCGGCCGACGGGCAGATCCGCGTGTATGGCAAGGAAGACTGGATGTCGCCGGTAGCCTCGGGTTCTGGCGCCCCGGCGGCAATGGTGGTGGTCCCCTGTTCCACTGGCACTTTGTCGTCCATCGCCACTGGCGCCTGCAACAACCTGATCGAGCGGGCTGCCGACGTCACCCTCAAGGAGCGGCGTCAACTGATCCTGGTGCCACGCGAAGCGCCATTCTCCACCATCCACCTGGAAAACATGCTCAAGCTGTCGCAAATGGGCGCGGTCATCTTGCCGGCGGCTCCGGGGTTCTATCACCAGCCGCAGACCATCGACGACCTGGTCGACTTTGTCGTGGCGCGTATCCTCAACCTGCTGAACATCCCCCAGGACATGTTGCCACGTTGGGGCGAGCACCACTTCGGGGTGGATGATTGA